From the genome of Amycolatopsis sp. NBC_01488, one region includes:
- the glnA gene encoding type I glutamate--ammonia ligase, translated as MPTTPDDIQRLIADEDVEVVDVQFCDLPGVMQHFTVPAKAFTEEAFEEGLAFDGSSVRGFQSIHESDMLLLPDAATARIDPFRKAKTLALNFFVHDPFTREAYSRDPRNIARKAEQYISEYGVADNVYFGPEAEFYIFDSVRFDSAEHASFHEIDSIEGWWNTGADEVGGNQGYKTKFKGGYFPVPPVDHFADLRDDIVRNLTNSGFEIERAHHEVGTAGQTEINYKFNTLLHAADDLQLFKYIVKNTVFAAGKTATFMPKPLAGDNGSGMHCHQSLWKDGQPLFHDESGYAGLSDTARHYIGGLLKHAPSLLAFTNPTVNSYHRLVPGFEAPVSLVYSQRNRSACVRIPITGNNPKAKRAEFRCPDSSGNPYLAFSAMMMAGLDGIKNKIEPPEPIDKDLYELPPEEAKDVKLVPGDLGTVLDTLEADHEYLLEGGVFTPDVIETWISYKRENEIDPLRLRPHPYEFALYYDV; from the coding sequence GTGCCCACTACTCCAGACGACATCCAGCGCCTCATCGCCGACGAGGACGTCGAGGTAGTCGACGTCCAGTTCTGCGACCTGCCCGGCGTGATGCAGCACTTCACGGTCCCCGCGAAGGCCTTCACCGAAGAGGCTTTCGAAGAGGGTCTCGCGTTCGACGGCAGCTCGGTGCGCGGCTTCCAGTCCATCCACGAGTCCGACATGCTGCTCCTCCCGGACGCGGCGACCGCGCGGATCGACCCGTTCCGCAAGGCGAAGACTCTTGCCCTCAACTTCTTCGTGCACGACCCGTTCACCCGTGAGGCGTACAGCCGCGACCCGCGCAACATCGCGCGCAAGGCCGAGCAGTACATCTCCGAGTACGGCGTCGCCGACAACGTGTACTTCGGCCCCGAAGCCGAGTTCTACATCTTCGACTCGGTCCGCTTCGACTCCGCCGAGCACGCCTCGTTCCACGAGATCGACTCGATCGAGGGCTGGTGGAACACCGGCGCCGACGAGGTCGGCGGCAACCAGGGCTACAAGACGAAGTTCAAGGGCGGCTACTTTCCCGTCCCGCCGGTCGACCACTTCGCCGACCTGCGCGACGACATCGTCCGCAACCTGACGAACTCCGGTTTCGAGATCGAGCGCGCGCACCACGAGGTGGGCACCGCCGGCCAGACCGAGATCAACTACAAGTTCAACACGCTGCTGCACGCCGCCGACGACCTGCAGCTGTTCAAGTACATCGTGAAGAACACGGTGTTCGCGGCGGGCAAGACGGCGACGTTCATGCCGAAGCCGCTCGCCGGCGACAACGGCTCGGGGATGCACTGCCACCAGTCGCTGTGGAAGGACGGCCAGCCGCTGTTCCACGACGAGTCGGGCTACGCCGGCCTGTCGGACACCGCGCGCCACTACATCGGCGGCCTGCTCAAGCACGCGCCGAGCCTGCTGGCCTTCACGAACCCGACGGTGAACTCCTACCACCGCCTGGTCCCGGGCTTCGAGGCGCCGGTTTCGCTGGTCTACTCGCAGCGCAACCGCTCGGCCTGCGTCCGCATCCCGATCACGGGCAACAACCCGAAGGCCAAGCGCGCCGAGTTCCGCTGCCCGGACTCGTCGGGCAACCCGTACCTGGCCTTCTCGGCGATGATGATGGCCGGCCTCGACGGCATCAAGAACAAGATCGAGCCGCCGGAGCCCATCGACAAGGACCTCTACGAGCTCCCGCCCGAGGAGGCCAAGGACGTCAAGCTCGTCCCGGGCGACCTGGGCACGGTGCTGGACACGCTGGAAGCGGACCACGAGTACCTGCTCGAGGGCGGCGTCTTCACGCCGGACGTGATCGAGACGTGGATCTCGTACAAGCGCGAGAACGAGATCGACCCGCTGCGCCTGCGCCCGCACCCGTACGAGTTCGCCCTTTACTACGACGTGTGA
- a CDS encoding ArsR/SmtB family transcription factor: protein MLDRATAETYAGWFRALADPTRVQILNLLAATGRPMPVGEVVERVSVSQSTVSAHLKVLTEARFVLVEPRGTARLYRVNERCVSCFPTAADVVMGRGVRQFADVSCEAVR, encoded by the coding sequence ATGCTGGACCGTGCCACCGCCGAGACCTACGCCGGCTGGTTCCGGGCGCTCGCCGACCCGACCCGCGTGCAGATCCTGAACCTGCTGGCCGCCACCGGCCGTCCGATGCCGGTCGGGGAGGTCGTCGAGCGGGTCAGCGTCAGCCAGTCGACGGTGTCGGCGCACCTCAAGGTCCTCACCGAAGCCAGGTTCGTGCTCGTCGAACCGCGCGGGACCGCGCGGCTCTACCGGGTCAACGAGCGCTGCGTGTCGTGCTTCCCGACCGCCGCCGACGTCGTCATGGGCCGCGGTGTCCGGCAGTTCGCGGACGTCTCCTGCGAGGCCGTCCGATGA
- a CDS encoding ArsI/CadI family heavy metal resistance metalloenzyme: MARVQLALRVGDLEGSIDFYSKLFGTEPAKLRPGYANFAIAEPALKLVLLEGEPGQATVLDHLGVEVGSTDEVSAASERLTGEGLATLTEDDTTCCYAVQDKVWVHGPGREPWEVYTVKADSPTYGTDSAATPATCCTSDDEAARPAGCCS; encoded by the coding sequence ATGGCACGCGTACAGCTCGCGCTACGGGTCGGGGACCTCGAAGGCTCGATCGACTTCTACTCGAAGCTGTTCGGCACCGAGCCGGCCAAGCTCCGGCCCGGCTACGCCAACTTCGCCATCGCCGAACCCGCGCTCAAGCTCGTGCTGCTGGAGGGCGAGCCGGGCCAGGCCACGGTCTTGGACCACCTCGGCGTCGAGGTCGGCTCGACCGACGAGGTCAGCGCGGCGTCCGAGCGCCTCACCGGCGAGGGCCTGGCGACGTTGACCGAAGACGACACCACCTGCTGCTACGCCGTGCAGGACAAGGTGTGGGTGCACGGTCCCGGCCGGGAACCGTGGGAGGTCTACACGGTCAAGGCCGACTCCCCGACCTACGGCACCGACAGCGCGGCCACCCCGGCGACCTGCTGCACATCGGACGACGAAGCCGCGCGGCCCGCGGGCTGCTGCTCCTAG
- a CDS encoding DinB family protein, whose amino-acid sequence MDKAAVHDDLDRARRAFHELLDGARENDLRGRSAGTRWTNRQLLFHMLLGYLIVRALLRLVRLFDRLPTGVSRRFARLLDAGTVPFDAVNFAGSWLGGTVLPRRWMLSLFDRTVAALHRRLDRESDADLARGMHYPTRWDPFFADYMTLADVYRFPTRHFDFHRRQLTLPAG is encoded by the coding sequence GTGGACAAAGCCGCCGTTCACGACGACCTGGACCGGGCGCGCAGGGCGTTCCACGAGCTGCTCGACGGGGCGCGTGAGAACGACCTGCGCGGCCGGTCCGCGGGCACCCGGTGGACCAACCGGCAGCTGCTCTTCCACATGCTGCTGGGCTATCTGATCGTCCGCGCGCTGCTGCGGCTGGTGCGGCTGTTCGATCGGCTGCCGACCGGCGTGAGCCGCCGCTTCGCGCGGCTGCTCGACGCCGGAACGGTGCCGTTCGACGCGGTCAACTTCGCCGGTTCCTGGCTGGGTGGCACGGTGCTGCCACGGCGGTGGATGCTCTCGCTGTTCGACCGCACGGTCGCGGCGCTGCACCGCCGCCTGGACCGCGAATCGGACGCCGACCTGGCCAGGGGCATGCACTACCCGACCCGGTGGGACCCGTTCTTCGCCGACTACATGACCTTGGCCGACGTCTACCGCTTCCCGACCCGCCACTTCGACTTCCACCGGCGGCAGCTGACCTTGCCCGCCGGCTAG
- a CDS encoding ATP-dependent DNA helicase UvrD2 codes for MTGVLSPQSLNRLLDGLDPEQRAAASAPRGPVCVLAGAGTGKTRTITHRIAHLIRSGHVSAGQVLAVTFTTRAAGEMRTRLRGLGVEAAQALTFHAAARRQLRYFWPRVVGDRPWDLLDNKLRFVGQAANRAKLGTEVEVLRDLASEIEWAKASLVSPDDYPAVTARAQRDIPAPAAQIAQVYRTYEELKNAAQVLDFDDLLLHTTAVLEEHGVVAEEFRDRYRCFVVDEYQDVTPLQQRLLDAWLGGRDDLTVVGDANQTIYSFGGASPRSLLEFTRRYPEATVVRLERDYRSTPEVVSLANRVIGAARGRPAGSRLKLIGQRPSGPEPRFAEFDDEAVEAEAVARRVRELLDGGVAASEIAVLYRVNAQSEAYESALAEAGIPYLVRGGERFFNRTEVRQAMSALRAASGDVSSDLVTTVRSVLARVGLTESPPAGGAAKERWDALLAIVELAEELASTVEDADLPRFNAELDQRAAAQHPPTVEGVTLASLHAAKGLEWDAVFLVGLAEGTMPILHAGDDEAAIEEERRLFYVGVTRAREHLWLSWALARTPGGRRNRRRSRFLYGLIPEDHPAARAARSQQKPSTPVKTRCRVCGGPLLETLEVKLGRCGKCPSTVDEGLLERLKSWRGDRARELKVPAFVVFTDATLMAIAEQRPLDEAALVSISGIGATKLERFGAEILGVVRASAES; via the coding sequence GTGACCGGCGTACTTTCCCCCCAGAGCCTGAACCGCCTGCTCGATGGTCTCGACCCCGAGCAGCGCGCCGCCGCCAGCGCCCCGCGGGGGCCGGTCTGCGTGCTCGCCGGAGCCGGCACGGGCAAGACCCGCACGATCACCCACCGGATCGCCCACCTCATCCGCTCCGGGCACGTTTCCGCTGGTCAGGTCCTCGCCGTCACGTTCACGACGCGTGCTGCCGGGGAGATGCGGACGCGGCTGCGCGGCCTCGGCGTCGAAGCCGCGCAGGCGCTGACGTTCCACGCCGCCGCCCGCCGCCAGCTGCGCTACTTCTGGCCGCGCGTGGTCGGCGACCGGCCGTGGGACCTGCTGGACAACAAGCTGCGCTTCGTCGGCCAGGCCGCGAACCGGGCCAAGCTCGGCACCGAGGTCGAGGTCCTGCGCGACCTGGCGAGCGAGATCGAGTGGGCGAAGGCGTCGCTGGTCAGCCCGGACGACTACCCGGCCGTCACGGCGCGCGCCCAGCGGGACATCCCGGCGCCGGCGGCGCAGATCGCGCAGGTGTACCGCACCTACGAAGAACTGAAGAACGCCGCGCAGGTGCTCGACTTCGACGACCTCCTGCTGCACACGACCGCGGTCCTGGAGGAGCACGGCGTCGTCGCCGAGGAGTTCCGCGACCGCTACCGGTGCTTCGTCGTCGACGAGTACCAGGACGTCACGCCGCTGCAGCAGCGCCTGCTCGACGCGTGGCTCGGCGGCCGCGACGACCTGACCGTCGTCGGCGACGCCAACCAGACCATCTACTCCTTCGGCGGCGCGTCGCCGCGGTCGCTGCTGGAGTTCACGCGGCGCTACCCGGAGGCGACCGTCGTCCGGCTCGAGCGCGACTACCGGTCGACGCCCGAGGTGGTCTCGCTGGCGAACCGGGTCATCGGCGCCGCGCGGGGACGGCCGGCGGGTTCGCGGCTGAAGCTGATCGGCCAGCGGCCGTCGGGCCCGGAGCCGCGCTTCGCCGAGTTCGACGACGAGGCGGTCGAGGCCGAGGCCGTCGCCCGGCGGGTGCGCGAGCTGCTGGACGGCGGCGTCGCGGCGAGCGAGATCGCCGTGCTGTACCGGGTGAACGCGCAGTCGGAGGCGTACGAGTCGGCGCTGGCCGAGGCTGGCATCCCGTACCTGGTCCGCGGCGGCGAGCGGTTCTTCAACCGGACGGAGGTCCGGCAGGCGATGTCGGCGCTGCGCGCCGCGAGCGGTGACGTCAGCTCCGACCTGGTCACGACGGTGCGATCGGTGCTCGCCCGCGTCGGGCTGACCGAGTCGCCGCCGGCGGGCGGCGCCGCGAAGGAGCGGTGGGACGCGCTGCTGGCGATCGTCGAACTGGCCGAAGAGCTGGCCTCGACGGTCGAGGACGCGGACCTGCCGCGCTTCAACGCCGAGCTCGACCAGCGCGCCGCGGCCCAGCACCCGCCGACGGTCGAGGGCGTGACGCTGGCGTCGCTGCACGCGGCGAAGGGCCTGGAGTGGGACGCGGTGTTCCTCGTCGGCCTCGCCGAGGGGACGATGCCGATCCTCCACGCGGGCGACGACGAAGCGGCCATCGAGGAGGAGCGGCGGCTGTTCTACGTCGGCGTGACGCGGGCCCGCGAGCACCTGTGGCTCTCGTGGGCGCTGGCCCGCACGCCGGGCGGGCGGCGCAACCGGCGGCGCAGCCGGTTCCTGTACGGCCTGATCCCGGAGGACCACCCGGCGGCCAGGGCCGCTCGGTCGCAGCAGAAGCCGTCGACGCCGGTCAAGACGCGCTGCCGCGTCTGCGGCGGCCCGCTGCTGGAGACCCTCGAGGTCAAGCTGGGCCGCTGCGGGAAGTGCCCGTCCACAGTGGATGAGGGCCTGCTGGAGCGCCTGAAGTCCTGGCGCGGCGACCGGGCCAGGGAGCTGAAGGTGCCGGCGTTCGTCGTGTTCACCGACGCGACGCTGATGGCCATCGCCGAGCAGCGCCCGCTGGACGAGGCGGCGCTGGTGTCGATCTCGGGGATCGGGGCGACGAAGCTCGAGCGGTTCGGCGCGGAGATCCTCGGCGTGGTCCGGGCGTCGGCCGAGTCGTGA
- a CDS encoding methyltransferase domain-containing protein, which yields MNPDRDAVRARYATAARRALDGRATESPASVHYAGEAVPAEVVATSLGCGNPLAVADLRPGETVLDLGSGGGLDVLLSARRVGSAGRAIGLDMTDEMLTLARRHAEQAGVTNAEFVKGTIERIPLPDASVDVVISNCVIVLSADKQAVFAEIARVLRPGGRLGVTDILADDSLTEAERKTRAAECLGGALTADDYRSLLRDAGFVDVEVRLTHKTNEKLHPAIIRAVAPAVVPMLPVHADEVLSIGGLPRRPHPHPHRPPSRPLA from the coding sequence ATGAACCCCGACCGCGACGCCGTCCGCGCCCGCTACGCCACCGCGGCCCGGCGGGCCCTCGACGGCCGGGCCACCGAAAGCCCGGCTTCCGTTCACTACGCGGGGGAGGCGGTCCCGGCGGAGGTCGTCGCGACGAGTCTCGGCTGCGGCAACCCGCTCGCCGTCGCCGACCTGCGGCCCGGCGAAACCGTGCTCGACCTGGGCTCGGGCGGCGGTCTCGACGTCCTGCTGTCGGCCCGCCGCGTCGGCTCGGCCGGGCGAGCGATCGGCCTCGACATGACCGACGAAATGCTGACCCTCGCCCGGCGCCACGCGGAACAGGCCGGCGTGACCAACGCGGAGTTCGTCAAGGGCACGATCGAGCGGATTCCCCTGCCGGACGCGTCGGTCGACGTCGTCATCTCCAACTGCGTGATCGTCCTGTCGGCCGACAAGCAGGCGGTGTTCGCGGAGATCGCCCGCGTCCTGCGTCCCGGCGGCCGCCTCGGCGTCACCGACATCCTGGCGGACGACAGCCTGACGGAAGCGGAGCGGAAAACCCGGGCGGCGGAGTGCCTCGGCGGCGCACTCACGGCGGACGACTACCGGAGCCTCCTGCGCGACGCGGGCTTCGTCGACGTCGAAGTCCGGCTCACGCACAAGACCAACGAGAAGCTGCATCCGGCGATCATCCGCGCGGTCGCGCCCGCCGTCGTGCCGATGCTGCCCGTGCACGCGGACGAAGTCCTGTCGATCGGCGGGCTTCCGCGACGTCCGCATCCGCACCCGCATCGGCCGCCATCACGGCCGCTGGCGTGA
- the arsB gene encoding ACR3 family arsenite efflux transporter — translation MTKLSVVDRLLPVWIAAAMVAGLLAGRGIPGLNTALSAVAVDGISLPIALGLLVMMYPVLAKVRYDRLGTVTRDRRLLWPSLVLNWLIGPALMFALAWLLLPDLPEYRTGLIIVGLARCIAMVVIWNDLACGDREAAAVLVALNSVFQVVAFGLLGWFYLSVLPGWLGLPQAGLAVSGWQIAKSVLIFLGIPLVAGYLTRRLGERAKGRDWYETRFLPKIGPVALYGLLFTIVILFALQGDQITARPLDVVRIAVPLLVYFGLMWAGSYAFGKAVGLSYERTTTLAFTAAGNNFELAIAVAIATFGATSGQALAGVVGPLIEVPVLVALVYVSLALRRRSPLEVHP, via the coding sequence ATGACGAAGCTGTCCGTGGTGGACCGGCTGTTGCCGGTCTGGATCGCGGCCGCGATGGTGGCCGGGCTGCTCGCCGGACGCGGGATCCCGGGCCTGAACACCGCGTTGTCCGCGGTCGCGGTCGACGGGATCTCGTTGCCCATCGCGCTCGGGCTGCTGGTGATGATGTACCCGGTGCTGGCGAAGGTCCGCTACGACCGGCTCGGCACGGTCACCCGCGACCGGCGGCTGCTGTGGCCGTCGCTGGTGCTGAACTGGCTGATCGGCCCGGCGCTGATGTTCGCACTGGCCTGGCTGCTGCTGCCCGACCTGCCGGAGTACCGGACCGGGCTGATCATCGTCGGGCTCGCCCGCTGCATCGCCATGGTCGTCATCTGGAACGACCTCGCGTGCGGCGACCGGGAAGCCGCCGCGGTGCTGGTGGCGCTGAACTCGGTGTTCCAGGTCGTCGCGTTCGGGCTCCTGGGATGGTTCTACCTCTCGGTCCTGCCCGGCTGGCTCGGCCTCCCGCAAGCCGGCCTCGCGGTGTCCGGGTGGCAGATCGCCAAGAGCGTGCTGATCTTCCTCGGCATCCCCCTGGTCGCCGGCTACCTCACGCGCCGTCTCGGCGAACGCGCCAAGGGCCGCGACTGGTACGAGACGCGGTTCCTGCCGAAGATCGGCCCGGTCGCGCTCTACGGGCTGCTGTTCACGATCGTGATCCTCTTCGCCTTGCAGGGCGACCAGATCACCGCTCGGCCGTTGGACGTCGTCCGCATCGCCGTGCCGCTGCTGGTCTACTTCGGACTGATGTGGGCCGGGTCGTACGCCTTCGGCAAGGCGGTCGGCCTGTCCTACGAGCGCACCACGACGTTGGCGTTCACCGCCGCGGGCAACAACTTCGAGCTCGCCATCGCCGTGGCGATCGCGACGTTCGGCGCGACCAGCGGGCAGGCGCTGGCCGGGGTCGTCGGCCCGCTGATCGAGGTCCCGGTGCTGGTCGCGCTGGTCTACGTGTCCCTGGCGCTGCGCCGCCGTTCCCCGCTGGAGGTCCACCCGTGA
- a CDS encoding arsenate reductase ArsC yields MSTPEVLFVCVHNAGRSQMAAALLHHHGEGRVTVRSAGSTPASEVNPAVVAVMAELGIDVSREFPKRLTTDAVEAADVVITMGCGDACPVFPGKRYLDWQLDDPAGLPLERVRPIRDEIDRRVRELLAELV; encoded by the coding sequence GTGAGCACCCCGGAAGTCCTGTTCGTCTGCGTCCACAACGCCGGACGCTCGCAGATGGCCGCCGCGCTGCTGCACCACCACGGCGAGGGGCGCGTCACCGTCCGTTCGGCCGGCTCGACTCCGGCGAGCGAAGTCAACCCGGCGGTCGTCGCGGTGATGGCCGAGCTCGGCATCGACGTCTCCCGAGAGTTCCCCAAGCGCCTGACGACCGACGCGGTCGAGGCCGCCGACGTCGTGATCACCATGGGGTGCGGCGACGCCTGCCCGGTCTTCCCGGGCAAGCGTTACCTCGACTGGCAGCTCGACGACCCGGCCGGCCTGCCGCTCGAACGGGTCCGCCCGATCCGCGACGAGATCGACCGCCGCGTCCGGGAACTGCTCGCCGAGCTGGTCTGA
- a CDS encoding metalloregulator ArsR/SmtB family transcription factor has product MSKQLPIVALDACCSPLARDPLSEDQAIELAKLFKAMADPVRLRLLSLIASHAGGEACVCDLTDAFDLTGPTISHHLKVLRESGLITGERRGTWVYYRVHPEVLARLSAVLVPGDAIVQA; this is encoded by the coding sequence ATGTCGAAACAGCTCCCGATCGTCGCGCTGGACGCCTGCTGCTCGCCGTTGGCCCGCGACCCGCTGAGCGAGGACCAGGCGATCGAGCTGGCGAAGCTGTTCAAGGCGATGGCCGACCCGGTCCGGTTGCGGCTGCTGTCGCTGATCGCGTCCCACGCGGGCGGCGAAGCGTGCGTGTGCGACCTGACCGACGCGTTCGACCTGACCGGCCCGACCATCTCCCACCACCTGAAGGTGCTGCGCGAATCCGGCCTGATCACCGGCGAGCGTCGCGGGACGTGGGTGTACTACCGCGTCCACCCCGAGGTGCTGGCCCGGCTCTCGGCCGTGCTCGTCCCCGGCGACGCGATCGTCCAGGCATGA
- a CDS encoding acyl-CoA thioesterase, protein MTEREPFRIRIKVRHYELDTLGHLNHAVYHSYGEVSRLELLEAAGVLDGFHGVASVLLETHVVFRRELRAGDEVDVTCDVKFGSGKTFSMDSNIYKTDGTLAAEITCTLGMMDLELRKLVADPRGRFEAAGADLKLLSTTEGD, encoded by the coding sequence GTGACTGAGCGCGAGCCGTTCCGGATCCGGATCAAGGTCCGGCACTACGAGCTGGACACCCTGGGCCACCTCAACCACGCCGTCTACCACTCGTACGGCGAAGTGTCCCGCCTGGAGCTGCTCGAGGCAGCGGGAGTGCTCGACGGGTTCCACGGCGTGGCGTCGGTGCTGCTGGAGACGCACGTGGTGTTCCGCCGCGAGCTGCGCGCGGGCGACGAGGTCGACGTGACGTGCGACGTCAAGTTCGGCAGCGGCAAGACGTTCTCGATGGACTCGAACATCTACAAGACGGACGGAACGCTCGCCGCGGAGATCACCTGCACGCTCGGGATGATGGACCTGGAGCTGCGGAAGCTGGTGGCGGACCCGCGGGGCCGGTTCGAGGCCGCGGGCGCGGACCTGAAGCTGCTGTCGACCACGGAAGGCGACTGA
- a CDS encoding DUF4191 domain-containing protein, which translates to MAGQQDKEAAKQAKKEKRAASKARRGQLFEAFKMQRKEDPWLIPWMAGSIVVVAGVLFGIGFFFNAQWALLPLGLVLGALLAMIIFGRRVQKTVYSKADGQPGAAAWALENLRGKWKVTPTVAATTQLDAVHRVLGGPGVVLVAEGAQHRVKTLLAQEKKRVSRLVGDTPIYDVTIGHEEGQIPLKKLQGFLMKLPRNLKPAQVDALEAKLAALGNRGAAMPKGPMPAGAKMRNVQRTIRRR; encoded by the coding sequence ATGGCGGGACAGCAGGACAAGGAAGCGGCCAAGCAGGCCAAGAAGGAGAAGCGCGCGGCGAGCAAGGCACGCCGTGGCCAGCTCTTCGAGGCCTTCAAGATGCAGCGCAAGGAAGACCCGTGGCTCATCCCGTGGATGGCCGGGTCGATCGTCGTCGTCGCGGGCGTCTTGTTCGGGATCGGGTTCTTCTTCAACGCGCAGTGGGCGCTGCTGCCGCTGGGGCTGGTCCTCGGCGCCCTGCTCGCCATGATCATCTTCGGCCGTCGCGTCCAGAAGACGGTCTACTCGAAGGCCGACGGTCAGCCCGGCGCCGCGGCGTGGGCGCTGGAGAACCTGCGCGGCAAGTGGAAGGTGACGCCGACCGTCGCCGCGACGACGCAGCTCGACGCCGTGCACCGCGTGCTGGGCGGCCCGGGCGTGGTGCTCGTCGCCGAGGGCGCGCAGCACCGCGTCAAGACGCTGCTCGCCCAGGAGAAGAAGCGCGTCTCCCGGCTGGTCGGTGACACCCCGATCTACGACGTGACGATCGGCCACGAAGAGGGCCAGATCCCGCTGAAGAAGCTCCAGGGCTTCCTGATGAAGCTGCCGCGCAACCTCAAGCCGGCCCAGGTCGACGCGCTGGAGGCGAAGCTGGCCGCGCTCGGCAACCGCGGCGCGGCGATGCCGAAGGGCCCGATGCCGGCCGGCGCGAAGATGCGCAACGTCCAGCGCACGATCCGCCGTCGCTGA
- a CDS encoding RDD family protein, translated as MPESGVGSAATGGARLLGLVVDLVVAALVTAIFLHPNLQDPVAMQNFNLWSGGVWAIISVVSAGFFGFTPGMGVAGIRVARLDGAALVGPPRALVRAVLTFVIIPAAVRNADGRSWLDRLTGTVVIRMR; from the coding sequence TTGCCCGAATCGGGCGTGGGCTCGGCGGCGACCGGGGGTGCACGGCTGCTCGGGCTGGTCGTCGACCTCGTCGTCGCGGCCCTGGTCACGGCCATCTTCCTGCACCCGAACCTGCAGGACCCGGTGGCGATGCAGAACTTCAACCTCTGGTCCGGCGGGGTCTGGGCGATCATCTCGGTCGTGTCCGCAGGCTTCTTCGGGTTCACCCCCGGGATGGGCGTCGCCGGCATCCGCGTCGCCCGGCTCGACGGCGCCGCGCTGGTCGGCCCGCCACGCGCCCTGGTCCGCGCGGTGCTGACGTTCGTGATCATCCCGGCGGCGGTCCGCAACGCCGACGGCCGCAGCTGGCTGGACCGGCTGACCGGCACCGTCGTCATCCGGATGCGCTGA